A single region of the Grus americana isolate bGruAme1 chromosome 3, bGruAme1.mat, whole genome shotgun sequence genome encodes:
- the LOC129204477 gene encoding spectrin beta chain, non-erythrocytic 2-like isoform X7, with protein MSGSMARKVQPFTISTKLSLPKCAADFPGDACPGIALASALDNHRGLRRSLNERISLYLAQARASPAAPEGQPRSPSPGEDGGTDEERLNRNSLARSIKKITLSNWHGEAGAGDTGGPGDPVRTGGERNHNNNNSRPGRAQFKVFLRKDVDAEDEQQEAGSLRAGGFCSPVDRGSPFYALASPLVSSPRKESPKGKEPAAAPRCGGRSSAVAAPLLDPSPLVAQFNREMLQAEGWVRGKLWDLKDGCDLQDWEEVAQTLQRDMKDFENTLIKLNQMGEQLMWRASPSAEGVRRQLLALRDQWQLLKQTAASQSKALGGLRSLQDFNRKAERLEAWIRHKEEKPSLAALLQESPDKIQLTRRILDLKQEEQQFQSLHEELNSLAQKLEKQGKSESRSISARRKHLNKMWLRLQGTLKEHHEVLQLALEVAAFLQQADTLLGAIHAKQRSVCGVGKPGEGEPCRDRDVRDMASQVMMLDVTVSQLLSLQPSLAARVTPKHRDVKESWAQLQQALRTEKAPTLVSSSPRGEAVAPSMESRGDDSSHGAVGKEAGDKRTRGPGSTVPKDMPGKMAERGRGEESSPGSPATGQPPHGGDSKRRRREAEAEWGTQQPEAQVQDICQVVNVTVSPHKENTGPGTPPCPVGDVESLEATRMQRELLNPSHSPGSALQEGLVAGGALESPPVEAMLRELGELWEDLQRKHQENGAVLREIDKALRLVGELDRAERWLQAVAGLLSEPATMRSPVELRRDLEEMSQLEKQLLLCGLKLQALREEAAGESPTEHEGARKMQRKVEMVEEKLARVQAALRRRAADLRDSLVLSEFLQDLQEEEARSQQAPAVPGSGRCSSRGSFPLLSAEAGQPPSSEDISCPLGELQEAVEMLNDAAKERERVMEVVAETESLERLVAEVSPHLEALRCRAEALARDTAQAESGFTAVKSEKDLQGLQGLLSRQQEMERVVSETLQGQLEELERAAAHLQELCPARLCPVSREVQGTLQAWAGLRELLRETRARVQQAGRLRHFFKDYLAMISWTEDTRAQIFSESPSSHGLPETPCEELERRIEGKLKEFEALAAVGQQLVSEEHYLSATIKERLEELQSMLGWVLVRWRAQRHQRDPGSKQEDRKDSESPLGTSPTSQEQCAPCAEPCLESIRSPARFTPCSLPEQGSEPRVPVGMADSPLSSPLLDAPSGVERSWGDPSSSTPHSTGPPKEAVIWDPAETSTVLLPPRGPGGLGGTVNLILSIGKKGEKKKAQMVAGGEQPGEEVLRMLPATKPSGCKTFWKRCQGLLGNTWGSLKRKRKPPRQPVEEAQVEAGKTSSVKRLPTITHRPLASSGGTPAASHTLPKTGAGSLFNSLQRRERARAEQARLLTLQGIMGANSLQPAPEERHGPSNTWPQKCGRRKEGPGVAAAGPPLGELLLYVRNPLVRDIDAECGVTPRDPCLPDPKATCPHLSLGSVFSLELPRDTVVLGCRQGAIAWREEVEGQEQKQGGGVKPWEPTGTHGAGGQEEEDADGLSPQGPGEGLGMSPKSERGMWLKEVSFNPSYSCQRAHRTAEERWSPRHPGSASEDLLDFRPSRPSRVNVLHEQVGREGDELAARLGQDGSPGTTGRARHREAAWLELGPSPAAIPGRAGAVPGTARTQRPSGSSQPRGSSASPTAPTQLSVFEWALGSPQPPSPVSGSGEVCHPAHGQFEEEEEELQAIWDGVGEQRAPSPPAGSRVHHGPGSGADSRPSPDTTASGPLILSAANNVLVAKFTLPTAAQLLHSPVGEKSPAVGHSGGGSPSGYGASPRMEEPVSAAPLDSPGAWDRRRHGEDEREGSKGPPSKTEFQMMEGTLERKHVLQTGGRKANCRAWGLFHAVLMRQTLCFYQDRRDSLKSSVVALPLNLSGAVCTPDAEYTKKTNCFRLQLRDGSEYLLRAPSQPLMNEWVSKLQQNSEVAHGARHREQQWSPRGSPGLWDNSCQEDDYGLVANKRRSYSFTSATYQKITPVAMPKEPVEAGSSYSVTLYIGEQAPAVPRARCHSFVARPGSPRDTLGEKTPGPPRPKNKSVFKKFFGKKE; from the exons ATGTCCGGCAGCATGGCGAGGAAGGTGCAGCCCTTCACCATCAGCACCAAGCTCTCGCTGCCCAAGTGTGCCGCCGACTTCCCCGGGGACGCCTGCCCCGGCATCGCCCTCGCCTCCGCTCTGGATAACCACCGCGGCCTCCGCCGCAGCCTCAACGAGCGCATCTCCCTCTACCTGGCCCAAGCCCGggccagccccgccgcccccgagggccagccccgcagccccagccccggcgaGGATGGGGGAACCGACGAGGAGCGGCTGAACCGCAACTCCCTCGCCCGCTCCATTAAGAAGATCACGCTGTCCAACTGGCATGGGGAGGCTGGCGCGGGGGATACAGGGGGACCCGGGGACCCTGTTCGGACCGGCGGCGAGAGGAAccataacaacaacaacagcaggcCAGGGAGAGCTCAGTTCAAG GTCTTCCTCAGGAAGGACGTGGATGCGGAGGACgagcagcaggaggctgggagcCTCCGGGCTGGTGGTTTCTGCTCTCCGGTGGACAGAGGTTCCCCCTTCTACGCG ctgGCATCACCCCTGGTGTCGTCACCCCGAAAAGAGAGTCCCAAGGGCAAGGAGCCTGCCGCAGCACCAAGATGTGGTGGGCGAAGCAGTGCAGTAGCAGCCCCCCTCCTCGACCCGAGCCCTCTGGTAGCCCAGTTTAACCGGGAGATGCTGCAG GCGGAGGGCTGGGTGCGAGGCAAGCTGTGGGACCTGAAGGACGGCTGCGACCTCCAGGACTGGGAGGAGGTGGCTCAGACGCTGCAGCGGGACATGAAGGATTTTGAGAACACGCTGATAAAGCTCAACCAG ATGGGCGAGCAGCTGATGTGGCGGGCGAGCCCCAGCGCTGAGGGGGTGCGGAGGCAGCTGCTGGCCCTGCGGGACCAGTGGCAGCTCCTGAAGCAGACGGCTGCCAGCCAGAGCAAagccctgggggggctgcggagCCTGCAGGACTTCAACAGGAAAGCTGAGCGGCTGGAAGCATGGATCAGGCACAAG GAGGAGAAGCCCTCCCTGGCAGCCCTCCTGCAGGAAAGCCCAGACAAGATCCAGCTCACCCGCCGCATCCTTGACTTGAAGCAG gaggagcagcagttcCAGAGTCTGCACGAGGAGCTGAATAGCCTGGCCCAGAAGCTGGAGAAACAAGGCAAAAGTGAGAGCAGGAGCATCTCAGCCCGGCGCAAGCACCTCAACAAAAT GTGGCTGCGGCTGCAGGGGACCCTGAAGGAGCACCATGAGGTTCTGCAGCTGGCCCTGGAGGTGGCCGCCTTCCTCCAGCAAGCAGATACCCTGCTTGGAGCCATCCATGCCAAG CAGAGGAGCGTCTGTGGTGTGGGGAAGCCAGGGGAGGGTGAGCCATGCCGGGATCGGGATGTCAGGGACATGGCCAGCCAGGTGATG ATGCTGGATGTGACCGTGTCCCAGCTcctcagcctgcagcccagcctggcagcccGAGTCACCCCCAAGCACCGAGATGTCAAGGAGAGCTGGGCACAGCTCCAGCAGGCGCTGAG GACGGAGAAGGCTCCAACGTTGGTGAGCAGTTCTCCAAGGGGCGAAGCTGTGGCTCCAAGCATGGAGTCCCGAGGAGATGATAGCAGCCATGGGGCAGTggggaaggaagcaggagaCAAACGGACAAGAGGCCCTGGGAGCACG GTGCCGAAGGACATGCCGGGGAAGATGGCAGAgcgagggagaggggaggagagcagccctggctcTCCAGCAACGGGGCAGCCCCCTCACGGAGGGGACAGCAAAAG gaggaggagagaggcagaggcTGAGTGGGGGACACAGCAGCCGGAGGCCCAGGTGCAGGACATCTGCCAGGTGGTGAATGTG ACCGTGTCCCCGCACAAGGAGAACACGGGTCCCGGGACCCCGCCATGTCCAGTGGGGGATGTGGAAAGCCTGGAGGCAACACGTATGCAGCGGGAGCTCCTGAaccccagccacagccctgggtCTGCGCTGCAG gaggggctggtggctgggggggctctggaAAGCCCGCCGGTGGAGGCCATGCTTcgggagctgggggagctgtGGGAGGACCTGCAGAGGAAGCACCAGGAGAATGGCGCTGTGCTGCGGGAAATTGATAAG GCACTGAGGCTGGTGGGGGAGCTGGACCGAGCCGAGCGGTGGCTGCAAGCCGTGGCCGGGTTGCTCTCAGAGCCAGCCACCATGAGAAGCCCAGTGGAGCTGCGTCGGGACCTGGAGGAGATGAGccagctggagaagcagctcctgctgtgtgGCCTCAAGCTCCAGGCGCTGCGGGAGGAGGCGGCAGGCGAGTCGCCCACTGAGCACGAGGGAGCGAGGAAGATGCAGAGGAAGGTGGAGATGGTGGAGGAAAA GTTGGCACGTGTGCAGGCAGCCCTGCGGCGCCGGGCAGCAGACCTGCGCGACTCCCTGGTGCTGTCTGAGTTCCTGCAGGAcctgcaagaggaggaggcacgGAGCCAGCAGGCACCTGCAGTG CCAGGGAGCGGGCGTTGCAGCTCACGGGGGTCTTTTCCCCTGCTCTCGGCCGAGGCTGGACAGCCACCGAGCAGCGAGGACATAAGCTGCCCCTtaggagagctgcaggaggctgtgGAGATGCTGAACGACGCAGCAAAGGAGCGGGAGCGGGTCATGGAAGTGGTGGCAGAGACAGAGAGCCTGGAGCGACTG GTGGCAGAGGTGTCCCCACACCTGGAGGCCCTTCGATGCAGAGCCGAGGCACTGGCTCGTGACACTGCCCAAGCAGAGAGTGGCTTCACTGCGGTGAAGAGTGAGAAGgacctccaggggctgcagggcttgCTGAGCCggcagcaggagatggag CGTGTGGTGTCGGAGACGCTGCaggggcagctggaggagctggagagagcagctgCCCACTTGCAAGAGCTCTGCCCTGCTCGGCTGTGCCCTGTAAGCCGGGAGGTGCAGGGGACGCTGCAGgcctgggcagggctgcgggagcTGCTGCGGGAGACCCGGGCCCGTGTGCAGCAGGCTGGCCGGCTGCGGCACTTCTTCAAGGATTACTTAGCCATGAT CTCCTGGACAGAGGACACGCGGGCTCAGATCTTCTCTGAAAGCCCAAGCAGCCACGGCCTCCCAGAGACTCCATgtgaggagctggagaggaggaTCGAAGGGAAGCTTAAGGAGTTTGAGGCACTGGCAGCGGTGGGGCAGCAGCTGGTGTCTGAGGAGCACTACCTGAGTGCGACG ATAAAGGAACGCTtggaggagctgcagagcatgctgggctgggtgctggtgcGCTGGCGAGCACAGAGGCACCAGCGGGACCCAGGGAGCAAGCAGGAGGACAGAAAGGACTCGGAGAGCCCCTTGGGCACGTCCCCCACCAGCCAA gagcagTGTGCCCCATGTGCTGAGCCCTGTCTGGAGAGCATTCGCAGCCCGGCAAGGTTCAcgccctgctccctgcccgaGCAAGGATCAGAGCCGCGGGTGCCAGTGGGAATGGCCGACTCCCCACTGTCATCGCCGCTCTTGGATGCCCCATCGGGAgtggagaggagctggggggaCCCCAGCAGCTCGACACCCCACAGCACGGGACCCCCCAAGGAGGCTGTCATCTGGGATCCTGCTGAGAcctccacagtgctgctgccaccGCGGGGCCCcggtgggctgggggggacgGTCAACCTCATTCTCAGCATTGGCAAGAAGGGCGAGAAGAAGAAGGCGCAGATGGTGGCCGGTGGTGAACAgccaggggaggaggtgctgcgGATG CTCCCTGCCACTAAACCCTCAGGCTGTAAAACCTTTTGGAAGCGTTGCCAGGGGCTTTTAGGAAACACTTGGGGTAGTTTAAAGCGAAAGAGAAAGCCGCCTCGCCAGCCAGTTGAAGAG GCACAGGTGGAGGCTGGGAAAACCTCCAGTGTGAAGCGGCTGCCCACCATCACCCACCGCCCTCTGGCATCCAGCGGCGGGACGCCGGCCGCCTCCCACACCCTGCCCAAGACCGGGGCCGGCTCCCTCTTCAACAGCCTGCAGCGGCGGGAGCGGGCACGGGCCGAGCAGGCACGGCTGCTGACACTGCAGGGCATCATGGGTGCAaactccctgcagcctgcaccCGAGGAGCGCCATGGCCCCAGCAACACATGGCCTCAGAAGTGCggccggaggaaggaggggCCGGGGGTGGCCGCTGCTGGACCCCCActtggggagctgctgctctaTGTCAGGAACCCACTGGTGCGGGACATCGATGCTGAGTGTGGGGTGACCCCACGGGACCCCTGCCTCCCTGACCCAAAAGCCACATGCCCCCACCTGTCCCTGGGCTccgtgttcagcctggagctgcCGCGGGACACGGTGGTCCTTGGGTGTCGCCAAGGGGCCATAGCATggcgggaggaggtggaggggcaggagcagaagCAGGGCGGGGGGGTGAAGCCATGGGAGCCTACAGGCACGCATggagctggagggcaggaggaggaagatgcagATGGGCTGAGTCCCCAGGGGCCTGGTGAGGGGCTGGGGATGTCCCCCAAGAGCGAGCGAGGAATGTGGCTCAAGGAGGTGAGCTTCAACCCCAGCTACAGCTGCCAAAGGGCACACCGCACCGCGGAGGAACGCTGGAGCCCGCGGCACCCGGGCAGCGCCAGCGAAGACCTCCTGGACTTCAGGCCGAGCCGGCCGTCCCGCGTCAACGTGCTGCACGAGCAGGTCGGCCGGGAGGGGGATGAGCTGGCCGCCCGGCTGGGACAGGATGGCAGCCCCGGCACCACCGGCAGGGCCAGGCATCGTGAAGCTGCCTGGCTGGAGCTCGGACCGTCCCCTGCTGCCatcccaggcagggcaggagccgtCCCTGGCACTGCCCGCACGCAGCGGCCatctggcagcagccagcccagagGGTCCTCAGCTTCCCCCACTGCCCCCACCCAGCTCTCTGTCTTCGAGTGGGCGCTggggtccccccagccccccagccctgtgtcAGGCAGCGGGGAGGTTTGCCaccctgcccatgggcagtttgaggaagaggaggaggagctgcaggccATCTGGGATGGGGTGGGCGAGCAGCGGGCACCCAGCCCACCAGCAGGCAGCCGTGTCCACCATGGTCCAGGGAGCGGGGCGGACAGCCGACCCAGCCCCGACACCACCGCCAGCGGGCCCCTCATCCTCTCGGCGGCCAACAATGTTCTGGTGGCCAAGTTCACCCTTCCCACCGCCGCCCAGCTCCTCCACAGCCCGGTGGGAGAGAAGAGCCCTGCTGTGGGGCACAGTGGTGGTGGTAGCCCCAGCGGGTATGGGGCGTCCCCCCGCATGGAGGAGCCAGTGTCCGCAGCCCCCTTGGACAGCCCTGGTGCCTGGGATCGGCGGAGGCATGGGGAAGACGAGAGAGAGGGCAGCAAG GGCCCCCCCAGTAAAACCGAGTTTCAGATGATGGAGGGGACACTGGAAAGGAAGCACGTGTTGCAGACAGGAGGGAGGAAG GCCAACTGCCGTGCCTGGGGCCTCTTCCATGCCGTGCTGATGAGGCAGACGCTGTGCTTCTACCAGGACCGCAGGGACAGCCTTAAG AGCTCCGTGGTGGCCCTTCCCCTGAACCTCTCCGGGGCGGTCTGCACCCCGGATGCTGAGTACACCAAGAAGACCAACTGCTTCAGGCTACA GCTACGGGATGGCTCTGAGTATCTCCTGAgggccccctcccagcccctcatGAATGAATGGGTCTCCAAGCTGCAGCAAAACTCAG AGGTTGCTCATGGAGCCAGGCACAGGGAGCAGCAGTGGTCACCCAGGGGGTCCCCCGGGCTGTGGGACAACAGCTGCCAAGAAGATGACTACGGCCTAGTTGCCAACAAGAGGAGGTCCTACTCCTTCACCTCAG CCACCTACCAGAAGATCACTCCCGTGGCCATGCCCAAGGAGCCGGTGGAGGCCGGGAGCAGCTACTCAGTCACGCTGTACATTGGGGAGCAAGCACCTGCTGTGCCGAGGGCACGATGCCACTCCTTTGTGGCCCGGCCAGGGAGCCCACGGGACACACTGGGGGAGAAGACCCCTGGTCCCCCTCGCCCCAAGAACAAATCCGTCTTCAAGAAGTTCTTTGGGAAGAAGGAGTGA